The proteins below come from a single Bacteroidota bacterium genomic window:
- a CDS encoding adenylate/guanylate cyclase domain-containing protein, whose translation MLASGADLYLADKLKQMAAEEGCQPAVVQRFGDYLRQAPAESLFPVNPDEIRQVLGLPSYSVTTYLLRAVRHGILDLEWNAVCGMCKGVTHHTRSLGHVHETGSCPGCNVSFEVSVDDNLEVHLSVSDNLADRPADLARISQVAGLSAKDLLTNSYFRRHFSGQVVAEDAGLKIKSVTVLFTDLKKSTELYESIGDLNAYRLVRSHFNIMDLLIENNNGTIVKTIGDAVMAIFPKIEDGVNAAIDIQNHFASQKSPTPLVVKMGLHNGPALVVNLNNRIDYFGGTVNVAARVQGLSKGGDVFISKSVFDDPRSRQRLRGMPAIFKYRAKLKGIRDDYFVYQLNQIPST comes from the coding sequence ATGTTAGCATCCGGAGCCGATCTTTACCTTGCCGATAAATTAAAACAGATGGCCGCAGAGGAAGGGTGCCAGCCAGCAGTGGTTCAGCGTTTCGGGGACTATCTGCGACAGGCACCGGCTGAATCCCTGTTTCCGGTGAATCCGGATGAAATCAGGCAGGTGCTCGGGTTACCTTCCTACTCGGTAACCACTTACTTGCTGAGAGCGGTCCGGCATGGCATTCTCGATCTGGAGTGGAATGCCGTTTGCGGTATGTGCAAAGGAGTAACCCATCATACCCGCTCTCTCGGACATGTTCATGAAACCGGATCCTGCCCCGGTTGTAACGTATCCTTTGAGGTGTCGGTGGATGATAATCTGGAAGTCCATCTGTCGGTTTCTGATAATCTGGCCGACCGTCCAGCCGATCTGGCAAGAATCTCACAGGTGGCCGGACTTTCAGCCAAGGATTTGCTGACCAACAGCTATTTCAGACGTCATTTTTCAGGGCAGGTGGTTGCCGAAGATGCGGGACTTAAAATCAAGAGTGTGACGGTTTTATTTACCGACCTGAAAAAATCAACCGAATTGTATGAATCGATCGGCGATCTGAATGCTTACCGGCTGGTGAGAAGTCATTTTAACATCATGGATCTGTTGATTGAAAACAACAATGGCACCATCGTGAAAACCATCGGCGATGCCGTCATGGCCATATTTCCCAAAATTGAGGACGGTGTGAATGCGGCCATCGATATTCAGAATCACTTTGCCTCTCAGAAGTCCCCGACTCCGCTGGTGGTTAAAATGGGGTTGCACAATGGCCCGGCCCTGGTGGTAAACCTTAACAACCGGATCGACTATTTCGGCGGGACGGTCAATGTGGCTGCACGGGTGCAGGGTCTGAGCAAAGGAGGAGATGTTTTTATTTCCAAATCGGTCTTTGATGACCCCCGTTCCAGACAGCGGCTCAGAGGCATGCCGGCCATTTTTAAATACCGGGCTAAACTGAAGGGGATCCGCGATGACTATTTTGTCTATCAGCTGAACCAGATCCCATCGACCTGA
- the ppk1 gene encoding polyphosphate kinase 1: protein MPTVNNLFKEREISWLSFNERVLQEAEDPSVPLIERLKFLGIFSSNLDEFYRVRVAVLKRMSKLSNRYTKMVGKKPEVVLDEIQQIMFRQNKKFNAIYADILQGLSRHHIHIINETQLNHDQSQFVQQYFRSEVHPTLVPIMIDDIKEFPYLKDRSIYLAVILSSHRKHNKNRFALIEVPSQLPRFIVLPDSSQRTSIILLDDIIRYCLHDIFFIFGFNHYSAYTVKMTRDAELDLDNDAVASYVEKLEKSLKQRQKGNPVRFIYDETMPEELLNYFVKRLHLNKKDTVIPGGRYHNFKDFIRFPKVGPSELRYHYPPVLKHRDLPHGVSVIETIRRKDLVLHFPYQSFDHVIDLLREAAIDPNVTSIKMTLYRVASKSNVVNALINAVKNGKRVVVVMELQARFDEEANIYWSNRLVEEGAKVIHGFRSTDSDPRDNSYKVHSKLLLITRQEGRHVKRFAAISTGNYNEDTARIYTDKCLLTSHKGITEEVSQLFEAFEDHIKLFKIRYKHLAVSPYNMRSTFVKLIKSEIRNHQEGKPAYIILKVNNLVDKDVVILLNEAVKTGVKVNLIIRGTCSLVPAEKTDTSDFEAISIVDKFLEHSRVYFFCNNNDPVCYISSADLMTRNLDQRIEVAVPIYDKSLQEELRTIIDLQLADTVKARLLDIHQSNIYKETPAGEKPIRSQVSIYDYLKTLSAAD, encoded by the coding sequence ATGCCAACAGTCAACAACCTGTTTAAAGAACGGGAAATCAGTTGGCTGTCTTTTAACGAACGGGTCCTCCAGGAAGCGGAGGACCCTTCCGTTCCGCTGATTGAACGTTTAAAATTCCTTGGAATCTTTTCATCCAATCTCGATGAGTTTTACCGCGTTCGTGTTGCCGTTCTGAAACGCATGTCCAAGCTATCCAACCGATACACAAAAATGGTTGGGAAAAAGCCCGAAGTGGTCCTTGATGAAATTCAACAGATCATGTTCAGGCAAAACAAAAAGTTTAATGCCATCTATGCCGATATCCTTCAGGGACTTTCACGGCATCATATTCATATTATCAATGAAACACAGCTGAATCACGATCAGAGCCAGTTTGTCCAGCAGTATTTCCGAAGCGAAGTACACCCCACCCTGGTCCCGATCATGATTGATGACATCAAAGAATTTCCGTATCTGAAAGACCGGTCCATCTATCTGGCGGTCATTCTTTCCTCGCACCGGAAGCACAACAAAAACCGGTTTGCTCTCATTGAGGTTCCTTCACAGCTTCCCCGGTTTATTGTCCTGCCCGATTCCTCTCAGCGTACCTCGATTATTCTGCTCGATGATATCATCCGGTATTGTCTGCATGATATATTTTTCATTTTCGGATTCAACCACTACTCTGCCTACACAGTTAAAATGACCCGGGATGCAGAATTGGATCTCGATAACGATGCGGTTGCCAGTTATGTGGAAAAGCTGGAGAAAAGTCTCAAACAACGTCAGAAAGGAAATCCGGTCCGGTTTATTTACGATGAAACCATGCCGGAAGAACTGCTGAATTATTTCGTCAAGCGTTTGCATCTGAATAAAAAGGATACCGTCATCCCAGGGGGCCGTTATCACAATTTTAAAGATTTTATCCGCTTCCCCAAGGTGGGTCCTTCAGAACTCAGATATCACTATCCGCCGGTTTTAAAACACCGCGATCTGCCGCATGGGGTTTCGGTAATTGAAACCATCAGGCGCAAAGATCTTGTCCTGCATTTTCCCTATCAGTCCTTCGATCATGTGATTGACCTGCTCAGAGAAGCCGCGATCGACCCGAATGTAACCTCCATTAAAATGACGCTTTACCGGGTGGCCAGTAAATCAAATGTGGTCAATGCTCTCATCAACGCTGTCAAAAACGGAAAACGGGTGGTGGTGGTCATGGAGCTTCAGGCCCGGTTCGATGAGGAAGCCAATATTTACTGGTCGAACCGGCTGGTTGAAGAAGGAGCCAAGGTAATTCACGGGTTCCGTAGCACTGATTCAGATCCGCGCGACAATTCATACAAAGTCCACTCGAAACTTCTGCTGATCACCCGGCAGGAAGGACGGCATGTAAAACGATTTGCCGCTATTTCAACAGGTAATTATAATGAAGACACCGCACGGATTTATACCGATAAATGCCTGCTGACCTCTCATAAAGGAATTACCGAAGAAGTGTCCCAGTTGTTCGAGGCCTTTGAAGACCACATCAAGCTGTTTAAAATCCGTTACAAACATCTTGCGGTCAGCCCGTACAACATGCGGTCCACCTTTGTGAAACTCATTAAATCTGAAATCAGAAATCACCAGGAAGGAAAACCGGCCTACATCATTCTGAAGGTGAACAACCTGGTTGACAAGGATGTGGTAATTCTTCTTAACGAGGCGGTTAAGACAGGAGTGAAAGTAAATCTGATCATCCGGGGAACCTGTTCACTGGTCCCAGCCGAAAAAACCGACACCTCCGATTTCGAAGCCATCAGTATTGTTGATAAATTTCTCGAACACAGCCGGGTTTATTTCTTCTGCAACAACAATGATCCGGTCTGTTACATCAGTTCGGCTGATCTGATGACCCGAAATCTCGATCAGCGGATTGAAGTGGCGGTTCCTATCTATGACAAATCCCTTCAGGAGGAACTCCGCACCATCATTGACCTGCAGCTTGCCGATACGGTTAAAGCGCGTTTGCTCGATATTCACCAATCCAATATTTACAAAGAAACGCCGGCAGGAGAGAAGCCAATACGGTCTCAGGTATCCATTTACGACTATCTGAAAACCTTATCTGCCGCTGACTGA
- a CDS encoding exopolyphosphatase, translating into MARSLFSLPAPEEWPSVPGSEPLRFAAIDIGSNAVRLLFAHVYENPDQSIDVKKVNLVRMPLRLGDDAFTKGKLSEDREMALTNTMLAFSYLIRVFDPIATKACATSAMREARNGLEIAMRIREKTGIGIEIIDGKTEADYIFSNHIAEALPGDRAYLYIDVGGGSTELTLFGNGVKFTSESFNIGTIRLIDERVSDEEWTRLKNWVTRQTGLFSKVTAIGSGGNINKIHRLAGRSDGESLSFKKFRETASWLSGFSTQDLIRKLGLKPDRADVVLPASDIYLSIMKWGSIKEILVPQIGLSDGLIHVLYEEWKTRS; encoded by the coding sequence ATGGCCCGGTCGCTTTTTTCTCTGCCCGCTCCCGAAGAATGGCCTTCCGTTCCGGGTTCTGAGCCCCTTCGTTTTGCGGCCATTGACATCGGTTCCAATGCAGTCAGGCTGTTATTTGCCCACGTATACGAAAATCCCGATCAATCCATTGATGTCAAAAAGGTCAATCTCGTCAGAATGCCTCTGCGCCTCGGTGATGATGCCTTTACGAAAGGCAAGCTTTCAGAGGACCGGGAAATGGCCCTGACCAATACCATGCTGGCCTTTTCTTATCTGATCAGAGTGTTCGATCCGATAGCCACCAAAGCCTGCGCAACCTCTGCCATGCGTGAAGCACGCAACGGACTGGAAATTGCCATGCGGATAAGAGAAAAAACCGGAATCGGTATTGAGATCATCGATGGAAAGACCGAAGCAGATTACATTTTTTCGAACCACATTGCCGAAGCCCTTCCCGGTGACCGGGCGTATCTCTACATTGATGTCGGCGGCGGAAGCACCGAACTGACCCTGTTCGGAAATGGAGTCAAGTTTACCTCTGAATCGTTTAATATCGGAACCATCCGCCTGATCGATGAACGGGTATCTGATGAAGAATGGACCCGGTTGAAAAACTGGGTCACGCGGCAAACGGGACTGTTCAGCAAGGTGACTGCCATTGGCTCGGGCGGAAACATTAACAAAATCCACCGGCTGGCCGGACGGTCAGACGGGGAGTCCCTGTCCTTTAAAAAATTCAGGGAAACTGCTTCCTGGCTGTCTGGCTTTTCGACTCAGGACCTGATCAGGAAACTAGGCCTCAAGCCAGACCGCGCCGACGTGGTGCTTCCTGCAAGTGACATTTATCTTTCCATCATGAAGTGGGGATCCATCAAAGAAATCCTGGTGCCTCAGATCGGACTTTCTGATGGATTGATTCACGTGTTGTATGAAGAATGGAAGACCCGAAGCTGA
- a CDS encoding GNAT family N-acetyltransferase: MWKLETPRLLLRELTVNDAENLFSLNADPEVIKWTGDETFPSVEAARAFLESYTAYQETGMGRWAVELKETGEFIGWCGLKVHTDSGAVDLGFRLKQSVWNHGLATEAAKACLDYGFNHLGLLIIIGRVHPGNAASKRVLEKCGLTFWEKGFDHETDIDIYRIINLTGMIH, encoded by the coding sequence ATGTGGAAACTCGAAACTCCGAGGTTGCTGCTCCGTGAACTCACGGTAAACGATGCAGAGAACCTGTTCAGTTTAAATGCCGACCCAGAGGTGATAAAATGGACCGGCGACGAGACTTTTCCATCGGTTGAGGCGGCCCGGGCCTTTCTCGAATCCTACACAGCCTATCAGGAAACGGGCATGGGTCGGTGGGCCGTTGAACTGAAGGAAACCGGGGAATTCATCGGTTGGTGCGGACTGAAGGTGCATACAGACAGTGGTGCCGTGGATCTCGGGTTCCGTCTTAAACAATCCGTCTGGAACCATGGACTGGCTACCGAGGCAGCCAAAGCCTGCCTGGACTATGGGTTCAATCACCTGGGATTGCTGATTATTATCGGAAGGGTTCATCCCGGCAATGCTGCCAGCAAACGGGTACTCGAAAAATGCGGTCTGACCTTTTGGGAAAAAGGCTTCGACCATGAAACAGACATTGATATTTACCGGATCATCAACCTGACCGGAATGATTCACTGA
- a CDS encoding LysE family transporter: protein MELTVFLKGLLIGLFVSLPVGPISVVGIRRILLKGPFHGVMTGFGAATADSIYCLIAAVGLQFIADLLLAYSFQMSLAGGTFLVIFGTRVLFTHARIPLNVQDDTTRESGIKRSFLYAFILAFTNPVMIFSFLAIFAALGIDSISHSPVNVALLVGGVFTGAISFWLGFSQLISHLRTRINLDTLRRLNQISGIILSIFGISIIISAFFRF from the coding sequence TTGGAACTAACTGTTTTTCTTAAAGGCCTGCTTATTGGTCTGTTTGTCAGTCTGCCGGTTGGTCCCATCAGTGTGGTGGGAATCAGGCGGATCCTGCTGAAAGGTCCCTTTCACGGTGTGATGACCGGTTTTGGCGCAGCCACAGCGGATAGCATCTACTGTCTGATTGCGGCGGTCGGATTGCAGTTCATTGCCGATCTTCTGCTGGCTTACTCTTTTCAGATGAGTCTGGCTGGCGGAACCTTTCTGGTCATTTTCGGAACGCGGGTGTTATTTACGCATGCACGTATTCCACTGAATGTTCAGGACGATACCACCCGTGAGTCTGGTATCAAACGGTCCTTTTTATATGCCTTCATTCTTGCCTTTACCAACCCGGTTATGATCTTCAGTTTTCTGGCTATTTTTGCCGCTCTGGGGATCGATTCGATCAGTCATTCCCCGGTGAATGTGGCCTTGCTGGTCGGGGGTGTTTTTACCGGGGCCATTTCCTTCTGGCTCGGATTCAGCCAGCTGATCAGTCATTTGCGGACCCGCATCAACCTGGATACCCTTCGCCGGCTGAACCAGATCAGCGGCATCATTCTGTCCATTTTTGGTATTTCCATTATCATTTCAGCTTTTTTCCGGTTCTGA
- a CDS encoding TRAP transporter large permease subunit codes for MIIELNPMILFVFLILLLMLGYPVAFSLGGLSLIVGALTFGVDFFNLLPLRVWGIMTNYVMLAVPLFVFMGVMLEKSGLANDLLETMALLFGKLKGGLAISVLFVGLLLAASTGIVGATVVTMGLLSLPTMLKRGYKPELATGTIVSAGTLGQIIPPSIVLVLLGSVLNVSIGDLFIGALIPGMLIVGLYFILILIIAHIKPEWAPAMPSDELAAFEASGKWKRVGKSLAAPIGLMVAVLGSIFTGIASPTEAAAVGAAGATLMTWSQGKLNRDTLLAVMKETTWLTSMVMIILVGATAFGLVFRGAGGDLYLAGLISHFDLSPHHFLLIVMITVFIAGFFIDFIEICFIIVPVVTPLFIQMGIDLTWIGILLAVNLQTSFLTPPFGFALFYLKGVAPPGITTGHLYRGIIPFIAIQLLVLLLVALFPELSLSLVHWIGG; via the coding sequence ATGATCATTGAACTGAACCCGATGATTTTGTTTGTCTTTCTGATTCTGCTGCTCATGCTGGGGTACCCGGTCGCCTTCTCGCTGGGCGGACTCAGCCTGATCGTTGGCGCACTTACCTTTGGGGTCGATTTTTTTAACCTGCTCCCCCTGAGGGTCTGGGGAATCATGACCAATTACGTCATGCTGGCCGTTCCCCTCTTTGTCTTCATGGGGGTTATGCTGGAAAAATCCGGACTGGCCAATGACCTGCTTGAAACCATGGCGCTTCTGTTTGGAAAACTGAAAGGCGGACTGGCCATTTCCGTTCTGTTTGTGGGGCTTCTGCTGGCTGCCTCAACCGGCATTGTGGGTGCCACCGTTGTGACCATGGGTCTGCTCAGCCTTCCCACCATGCTGAAACGGGGATACAAACCAGAACTGGCCACAGGAACCATTGTTTCTGCCGGAACCCTTGGTCAGATCATTCCGCCGAGCATTGTGCTGGTCCTGCTTGGCAGTGTTCTGAATGTATCGATTGGTGACCTGTTCATCGGAGCACTCATTCCGGGAATGCTCATTGTGGGCCTTTACTTTATTCTGATTCTGATCATTGCCCATATCAAGCCGGAATGGGCACCCGCCATGCCATCCGACGAACTGGCCGCCTTTGAAGCATCCGGCAAATGGAAACGCGTGGGTAAATCGCTGGCTGCACCCATCGGTTTGATGGTGGCCGTTCTGGGCTCGATTTTTACCGGAATTGCCTCACCCACCGAGGCGGCGGCCGTTGGCGCAGCCGGTGCAACGCTGATGACCTGGTCACAGGGCAAACTGAACCGGGACACACTCCTTGCGGTCATGAAGGAAACCACCTGGCTGACCTCCATGGTCATGATTATTCTGGTCGGCGCCACTGCCTTCGGGCTGGTCTTCCGTGGGGCCGGCGGCGATCTGTATCTGGCCGGACTGATTTCCCATTTCGATTTGTCACCCCATCACTTTCTGCTGATCGTTATGATCACGGTGTTTATTGCAGGATTTTTTATCGACTTTATCGAAATCTGTTTTATCATTGTGCCGGTGGTGACACCCCTTTTCATTCAGATGGGTATTGATCTGACCTGGATCGGGATATTACTGGCTGTCAATCTGCAAACCTCGTTTCTGACCCCGCCTTTCGGCTTTGCCCTTTTTTACCTGAAGGGGGTGGCTCCTCCCGGCATCACCACCGGACATCTTTACAGGGGGATCATCCCTTTTATCGCCATTCAGTTGCTGGTCTTGTTACTGGTGGCACTTTTTCCTGAACTGAGCCTGTCTCTGGTTCACTGGATAGGAGGCTGA
- a CDS encoding sodium-dependent bicarbonate transport family permease — MPDIQIILNNLVSPPILFFFLGALAAVVRSDLDIPAPIPKLLSIYLLIAIGLKGGYSLSATGLSGQIVTELALAVALAACIPLVAWFIIRRWVSPANGAAIAGTYGSVSAVTFITAISFLSTQQMVPDGHWVAALALMESPAIIIAVILFRRSQRGTADPAGFGWGHLIKDAFLNSSVFILLGSLAVGALTGEKGKTMTEPFTGGLFYGILMLFLLDMGLVAARRLLEGKRPGFALIGFSLWFPVLAACLAISISAMLNLSIPSAFLLTVLSASASYIAVPAALRLAIPEANPGLYVTMSLAITFPFNIIVGIPLYLTVIQAIWRYL, encoded by the coding sequence ATGCCAGACATACAGATCATTCTGAACAACCTGGTCAGCCCACCCATTCTCTTTTTCTTTCTGGGTGCTCTGGCGGCTGTTGTGCGGTCCGACCTGGATATTCCGGCACCGATACCTAAACTGCTCAGTATCTATCTGCTGATTGCCATCGGCCTGAAGGGCGGCTATTCTCTTTCTGCAACGGGCCTCAGCGGACAGATTGTTACAGAACTGGCTCTGGCGGTCGCATTGGCGGCTTGCATTCCCCTCGTTGCCTGGTTCATCATCAGGCGATGGGTTTCACCTGCCAACGGCGCAGCCATTGCAGGAACCTACGGCTCGGTCAGCGCAGTCACCTTCATTACCGCCATTTCCTTTCTTTCGACCCAGCAGATGGTACCAGACGGACATTGGGTTGCGGCACTGGCTCTGATGGAAAGCCCGGCCATTATCATAGCAGTTATTCTTTTCAGACGCTCTCAGAGAGGAACCGCCGATCCCGCCGGTTTTGGCTGGGGTCACCTGATTAAGGATGCTTTTCTAAACAGCTCCGTTTTTATTCTGCTGGGAAGTCTGGCGGTTGGTGCTCTGACCGGCGAGAAGGGAAAAACCATGACAGAACCATTTACGGGTGGCTTGTTTTATGGGATTCTGATGCTGTTTCTTCTCGATATGGGATTGGTTGCGGCCCGGCGTCTGCTTGAAGGAAAAAGGCCTGGGTTTGCCCTGATCGGCTTCTCGCTGTGGTTCCCGGTTCTGGCCGCTTGTCTGGCCATCTCCATTTCCGCAATGCTGAATCTGTCGATTCCATCTGCCTTTCTCCTCACAGTTTTAAGCGCTAGCGCCAGTTATATTGCTGTTCCCGCTGCCCTGAGGCTGGCGATTCCCGAAGCCAACCCCGGATTGTATGTGACCATGTCACTGGCCATCACCTTCCCCTTCAACATTATCGTTGGAATTCCTCTATACCTCACCGTTATTCAAGCCATCTGGAGGTACTTATGA
- a CDS encoding TRAP transporter small permease subunit — protein sequence MNRLLLLSDRLDRFTNRAGLLTIWLSLFLVIVIIADVIIRYLTSQTAAWIPELEWHLFALLFLLGAGYTHQADRHVRVDIFYSGLSPRKKALVNTLGTFLLLLPFCVLVVVTSIPFIHASWSLGETSPDPGGLPARWLIKSAIPAGFMLLFIAGLSSGLRSLYTLLTGKAAHDH from the coding sequence ATGAACCGGTTACTCCTCCTATCGGACCGGTTGGACCGGTTCACAAACCGGGCAGGACTGCTGACCATCTGGTTGTCCCTGTTTCTGGTCATTGTCATTATTGCCGATGTGATCATCCGGTACCTGACCTCACAAACTGCGGCCTGGATTCCCGAACTGGAATGGCATCTCTTCGCCCTTTTGTTTCTCCTCGGTGCCGGTTACACCCATCAGGCGGACCGCCATGTCAGGGTCGATATCTTTTATTCCGGTTTATCACCGAGAAAAAAAGCACTGGTGAATACGCTCGGCACTTTTCTCCTCCTGCTTCCCTTTTGTGTGCTGGTTGTGGTCACTTCCATTCCCTTTATTCATGCCAGCTGGTCACTGGGTGAAACGTCTCCCGACCCCGGCGGCTTACCCGCACGCTGGCTGATCAAATCGGCTATTCCGGCCGGATTCATGCTCCTGTTCATCGCCGGGCTTTCATCCGGACTCAGAAGCCTGTACACACTCCTTACCGGAAAGGCTGCACATGATCATTGA
- a CDS encoding undecaprenyl-diphosphate phosphatase yields MSDWSAAIILGIVEGLTEFIPVSSTGHLILTHHLLFGGEEMTGFWATFEVAIQLGAILAVVVLYWSRFMELLGISRPSGTPFPAVRSLFLPDQRLGLLHILFAIFPALVAGFLLHGFIKSELFSAGTVVIGLIAGGLVMVALPYIVPKPKTESLDSISLKQAFLIGLGQCLSLWPGVSRSGATIITGIFSGLGQKTAAEFSFIVAVPVMMAATGYDLLKSWSLITSDTFVTLTIGFVVSFLVAIAAIKGFLSLLSRIGLPAFGWYRIVAGLAFGWFFLW; encoded by the coding sequence ATGAGCGATTGGTCAGCTGCAATTATTTTGGGAATTGTGGAAGGGTTAACCGAGTTTATTCCGGTTTCTTCCACCGGGCACCTGATTCTGACCCACCACCTCCTGTTTGGTGGCGAGGAAATGACCGGATTCTGGGCCACATTTGAAGTCGCCATTCAACTGGGCGCTATCCTGGCCGTTGTGGTTCTCTACTGGTCCCGTTTTATGGAATTGCTCGGAATCTCAAGACCGTCAGGAACGCCTTTCCCTGCAGTCCGTTCCTTGTTTTTACCCGATCAGCGTCTCGGACTTCTTCATATTCTTTTTGCCATCTTCCCTGCCCTTGTGGCTGGGTTTCTGCTTCATGGTTTTATCAAATCGGAATTGTTTTCGGCCGGAACAGTGGTCATTGGCCTCATTGCCGGTGGCCTGGTAATGGTTGCCCTTCCCTACATCGTACCCAAACCAAAGACCGAGTCGCTTGATTCGATCTCCCTGAAGCAGGCTTTTCTGATCGGATTGGGCCAATGCCTGTCCCTCTGGCCAGGCGTTTCGCGGTCGGGCGCCACCATTATCACCGGAATTTTCTCTGGTCTCGGGCAGAAAACAGCCGCCGAGTTTTCATTTATTGTGGCCGTACCCGTCATGATGGCCGCCACTGGTTATGACCTGCTGAAATCATGGTCACTGATCACTTCAGACACCTTTGTCACCCTCACCATCGGATTTGTGGTCTCCTTTCTGGTGGCCATCGCAGCCATTAAGGGATTCCTTTCCCTGCTTTCCAGAATCGGTCTTCCGGCCTTTGGCTGGTACCGGATAGTGGCCGGATTGGCCTTTGGCTGGTTTTTCCTCTGGTGA
- a CDS encoding TRAP transporter substrate-binding protein, whose product MLKRLLILLVTGLVALGVFSSCKIRFQSAENGQVVSGKTWHWRLVTTWPPHFPIMGEGLDEFARQVAAMSGGRMTIQVFGAGELVPALEIFDAVSLGTAEMGHGASYYWAGKVPAAQFFCTVPFGMNAQQMNTWLTEGGGLKLWTDLYARYHLVPFPAGNTGVQMGGWFNKPIRTVNDLKGLKIRMPGLGGKVISGLGATAVLVPGSELYTNLERGVIDAAEWIGPYHDYLMGFHRIARYYYYPGWHEPGPTLELMINKTAWDGLPPDLQAIIRSAAANLNDYMLTRFEARNRDYLEKIRQEGSVEILPFPEDVMTALRLQTKLVLENLVKTDPEAAKVYESYRSFQEKSVSWSEMSEIPYYLQIGRQ is encoded by the coding sequence ATGCTTAAACGACTTCTCATTTTACTGGTGACCGGTCTGGTTGCCCTGGGTGTGTTTTCTTCCTGTAAAATCAGGTTTCAGTCGGCTGAAAACGGACAGGTGGTTTCCGGGAAGACCTGGCACTGGCGTCTGGTCACCACATGGCCTCCTCACTTCCCGATCATGGGTGAAGGACTTGATGAATTTGCCAGACAGGTTGCTGCGATGTCGGGCGGAAGAATGACCATTCAGGTGTTCGGGGCCGGTGAGTTGGTTCCCGCTCTGGAAATTTTTGATGCAGTCAGCCTGGGAACGGCCGAAATGGGTCATGGTGCCTCCTATTACTGGGCCGGAAAGGTACCGGCCGCTCAGTTTTTCTGCACGGTTCCCTTCGGAATGAATGCCCAGCAAATGAATACCTGGCTGACTGAAGGGGGCGGATTGAAATTGTGGACCGACCTCTATGCCCGGTATCATCTGGTTCCTTTTCCGGCAGGAAACACGGGTGTTCAGATGGGAGGCTGGTTTAACAAGCCGATCCGGACCGTGAATGATCTGAAAGGTCTGAAAATCAGGATGCCGGGGCTTGGCGGAAAGGTCATTTCAGGATTGGGAGCGACCGCGGTTCTGGTTCCGGGAAGTGAACTTTATACGAATCTGGAACGCGGGGTGATCGATGCTGCCGAATGGATCGGTCCGTATCATGATTACCTGATGGGCTTTCACCGCATTGCTCGTTACTATTACTATCCTGGCTGGCATGAACCGGGACCCACGCTGGAATTGATGATTAATAAAACGGCCTGGGATGGCCTTCCGCCCGATCTGCAGGCCATTATCCGCAGTGCGGCTGCCAATCTGAATGACTACATGCTGACCCGGTTCGAAGCGCGAAACCGTGACTATCTGGAAAAGATCCGTCAGGAAGGATCTGTTGAGATTCTTCCGTTTCCCGAGGACGTGATGACGGCGCTGCGGTTACAAACAAAACTGGTGCTGGAAAACCTGGTAAAAACCGATCCTGAAGCGGCAAAGGTGTATGAATCGTACCGGAGTTTTCAGGAAAAATCGGTCTCCTGGTCCGAGATGTCCGAAATTCCCTATTATCTGCAGATCGGTCGTCAGTGA